One window from the genome of Ananas comosus cultivar F153 linkage group 13, ASM154086v1, whole genome shotgun sequence encodes:
- the LOC109719715 gene encoding putative RING-H2 finger protein ATL69 gives MSSSDSSWAASTLPDSPAPAAAAAAAAAAAGVGLGYGIAIAVGILVLVSTIMLASYLCVRAKGTSSSSPSPPLPTHHHRHHHHHPRSPTTSEMAVAVGLDDAAIDAFYPKFACGAGKEEPAAVVGTCAICLGECEAGEAVRRGTECGHGFHAGCAERWLRVSAACPLCRSSSPSPAATSPQPPRSPSSSPRPPRQ, from the coding sequence ATGTCGTCGTCGGATTCGTCGTGGGCGGCGTCGACGCTCCCAGACTCCCCGGCGcctgcggcagcggcggcggcggcggcggcggcggcgggcgttGGGCTCGGCTACGGCATCGCCATCGCCGTCGGCATCCTCGTCCTCGTCTCCACCATCATGCTCGCCTCCTACCTCTGCGTCCGCGCCAAGGGCACCTCATCATCCTCCCCCTCCCCGCCCCTCCCCActcaccaccaccgccaccaccaccaccacccccgtTCACCCACCACATCCGAAatggcggtggcggtggggCTCGACGACGCCGCCATCGACGCCTTCTACCCGAAATTCGCATGCGGCGCGGGGAAGGAAGAgccggcggcggtggtggggaCGTGCGCGATATGTCTGGGGGAGTGCGAGGCCGGGGAGGCGGTGCGGCGGGGGACGGAGTGCGGGCACGGCTTCCACGCGGGATGCGCCGAGCGGTGGCTGCGGGTGAGCGCCGCCTGCCCGCTCTGCCGCAGCTCCTCGCCCTCCCCGGCCGCCACCAGCCCGCAGCCACCCCGCTCTCCGAGCTCATCCCCTCGCCCTCCACGCCAATGA